The DNA segment TgggccaaaaataaaataattagcagCTTATTGTATTGaacagtatttaatatatttaatgtatatatttaacagtatttaatataatatatatatatatatatatatataatataaatatatatatatatatatatatatatatatatatcagtatttaatatatatatatatatatatatataatattattattattattattattattgtttgttttgttttttgttttacaatatttcttcttattattcattcaaattaatatgtgtatttatttaaagtatttatatagtgaaattataattattaattattattatcatgaagACAAACTATTTGTTTCTATGGAataacactgaatttttttttttcatgtttaaaatgtttggtaaaaatgtgagtaaataaatgtaaatacatattgttatatttgtgcatataaataaaaatgaaatattattgaattagtatgaatgaaaagaaatgaagtatttttttctgttttacatcATGCTTTTCAACATCTAGAATCTAGCTTTTAATAATGGCTACTTGATTAAAATAATGGCTCCTCCGCCTGTGCCTCTTTTAACCATTAATCCATTTAACTCTTTAACTATTATGTAAACAAGCTAATTGTTTGTCTCTTCCTGTTCACACAGAGAAGCTACCAACAGCGCCTGAAGGAACTACGAGCTGTGCTGGAAAAATCTGATTTCTTCAAAGCACATGAGGTGAGATGCATCTTCATTTTCCAAATCCACTCTGTTCTTCATTCTGCACTGCTGACGTTCAAACACAGACTCTAATAAGAAAGGCCTTGCTGTGTTTTCCTGCAGGTGGTGGGCAGCTCCTTATTATTTGTCCATGATCTGACTGGCAAGGCTGGAATCTGGATGATAGACTTTGGAAAGACTGTGCCTTTGCCGCCCCCTCTAACCCTGGACCATCGCAGCCCGTGGTTGGAGGGCAACAGAGAGGACGGGTACCTCTGGGGCCTGGACAATTTTATTGACATTCTGACCAGCATGCTTCCCGAGAAATGAAAGGCAATGTGGAGCTTCAGAATTGTCATTTTCTGCACAGACTGTTTGATTTCCTTCTGCTTTTTTGCAATGAACTGATGGAATGGACTGATTGGCCTCAACATTTACTACGAGTACGGCTGATGAACATCTAAGCCTGTGAATTTACCTGCTGAAGCCCCTCGCTATGTTGTCGTTTTCGCTACTATTGAAAAGCTGGATGtatttttacactgtaaatagatttttatttaagcaGTTTGCTCTTAGGGGTTGATGGGTAAAAGATTAGCTTAGTTTTATGAACATTAACCCTGCAGATGAAAATCATTACAGTTGTGTTGTTTTGATATGTTAAAGATGCAAAAACAGCCATGCTTTTGAATACTAATGAAAATCTGGACCTTCGTAGTCTGTTTGTGATTGTTGCCAGATATATTTCCTGCATTTTACCTTATATTTGTGACCAAATGTCTCATGGCGATGAATTGAATTGAAGTGCACACAATTAACAGTCCCATAAACTGAAGCCGAATCGAATCACAGAACAACAAAGACCTCTTACATCTTTCTTGGTACTGTACATAGCACCTGAAATAAGAAAAACGTGCAAAAGTGCTTTGTGTTCTGTTTTGATCAAGCACTTCTTTAATTCACATCAAGCACAGTGAGTTAAACTGTTATGCTTCACATTCCCATGTTGAGTGGTTTTTGCATGCAAGCATGAGCCCCTGTTAATAGCAAATATAAGACTGACTGCCAGTTTGACTGAGAATGGTGTGTGGGGTATTTTATCCAGTACTCCTTACgcactgttcattttaaatcacCTTATTGAGGTTTTGTACTGTATAATAGTAAATGACTTGTGATTATTTTGTTGAGAGCTTTGTTGTCCTGACTGTAGTTTTGCGGTTCCGGTTTCTGGGTTCTGTGATGATGGTAACTACATAATCTATTTGTTTTCCATGCTGGGTAATTTTGTAAAGATGTTTGACTGTCAGCATAATAAACATGAACATGATGTGACTGTTTCCCCCCCTATTTTTTCAAAACCATACAAAGGTATAAACTGGGCTCTATGCCTAAGGTTTGTTTAGGAGCACTTGTGGAAAATTTAAGAGCATCTTATGATGATCAGTGACGGACATTAAAGCAactatttgttgttttgtgtatttttgcgcCTTCGGAGCCCCCTAGTTAAGTGAGTTGAACTGTCGCAAATATATTAATGTCGGTATTTACAGTGCATTGCTGTACACGTGCATTTTTTGTATGAGGGATTTTGTACCCATTCACCAAACTTACATACTCAAGAACAGACGTTTGGGAGGAACGAGGGGAAGAAACTGAAGCCATTCGCCTTATTAAAAGTCAATACCATCagaatgcttttttaaatgtacatttcaaggtaaaaacttgcatacagttgctttaattctaccattactgtactgtatttgCACTTTTAATGGAGTTCCAGAGCGTTTTTCTCAAAATGCAGGTCATGTGTTATCTTTTAGCCTATGTGAAATTCTtgaaattcaaatcaaatgaaattaatataaacaaaatctatCTTTGCACTAGGTGCCACAGATGCTGCATCTGATATAGACAAGGTTTCCATTTCTACTGTACATAATATTCAGTAGAAATTGTATTGAGAACGATTCacaaataaattcacaattaaaGATAATGGGGGGGAAATGGTGGGGGTGGGGTCCAAATCAGCACTGGcttttgacaaaaaaacaaacaaaacaaatatatttcttcaaaatatcatctttggtgttctgcaaaagaaagtAGACTAATTCATAAAGGATATAAACTgatctgatattttatttatatatatatatttatatatatatatatatatatatatatatatatatattagtcctATGGTTTAACTCTGTTTAACCCATATTTTATGAGACTTTCAAACTTCACAAAACTTGGTACACACAAACAACAGCACATTCTGAGGAAACATGCCAAGTTTCTAATAGTATGGAGGCTAAGAGCCATTTCTaaaatatcagccatttatttcaaatatgaatGACAGATGAACGCCTGATTTCCTTTATGGAATAAATTTTGGAACTAGCATGTACTTTTAATGTAAGCTGTTTCATCAAAACCTACAATATCAGTAGAAAGAAATGATTgttgactttttattttcattttttgtaattattctgAATTTCAGAGCCTAAAGGCGCTGGAATAGACGCCAGGATCCCCTCCAACCCTACGAGCAGTTTGGAGAAGCTGGATTTCAGAATTTTGTTAGTATATCTATGGTGCCCTTTTGCTGCAATTAAAACATGCAGTTGAGATTGAGAagacattcatttattaatagatACATGTTTTCAGTAGAAGTTTTAGCTAATATTCTGTAAGCCACATACAGAATGTTaatcttttattttcagtttattgcaGTGCACATAACAGCACCATGTGGCCTGGAGCAAACAAGCACAGTACTAACAACAGCCAACAGACCAGACAGCACAATCCCATCCTCTGTTCCATTCAGCTGCTGAAGAGCCCACACAGCTCTTCCCCTGCTTTCTCTGCAAGCTCAGTTGAATTGGAGAAGTCTGTACCATCGTTTGGTTCTCCAGAtccacaaacacatttcagatGACTTAATTTTCATGTTATCATCTTGGCTGCTGCATATTGGTTTCATGAATCTTGGTTTTATGTATAAGGATATTCAGGGAAAACTTGGAATCCAGAAAAGATGGCTGCATTGTTCTGGGACTTGGATGATTCTACAACTCCTCCAAAGACACCAGCTCTACACTTACGGCATACTAGCCCTTTGAGGTGAGATGTATTCTTTTACAATATTTGATAACCATTACACTTTGACCTGGTgaaaataaccatgttttttagTTTCTATGATCATTCACATTGTAGTTCACCGATGCAAGACAACTTAGATTGGCCTTCAAGGGAGCAAGTGGAGTTCACAAGATTAAACCCCTCCAGAAGTAAAGACAAGACAGGTCTGATAGCAGGTTTTGCATGCTTTTGTTGACATATGTTTTTGTGATAGCATTCAGTCTGTAGTTCGTTTCACTTAGTGTAATTTGCCTCTGCAATTTCATCATACATTTCAGAAGGAGAATGGCATATGGTAACAGCCACTCGCTCATTGCTTGGCAGGGAAAGAAGAGGCCAGAAGGAGGGTATGCAGGACCAGCCGAGAGTGTCTTACAACAGCTTGCCAAGAGTGagattgtattgttttttgtataCTCCATCCCTTTCTCATAATATCTATTTAAAAAGATAAGAGTCTAATGTCTACTATAGTTAGAGCTTTATTAAGTGGATCAGccaaattcacaaatgaatcatgcaatgcaattttgttgtgatttgttGAAAATAAACATCTCCAAGAATAAGTCATTTATGAAGTTTCGACTCCCAGTTCAGCACAAACCATTGCCAATTTCATTAGTCAACTCAATCAAACAGACATGTGTCAACATAGTTTATACTTTATTGATTCGAAAAACCAAGGACTAATTTTATTGCAACAATCACTTATGCAATCTACCAGGATTTGCTATCAGTGCTACACAATGCTAAGGTTAGGCActggttaatattaatatttgtttcacCATTTTCTAGGCAATCAGCACTGTCATTGACAtgatcaattaaataattaaaattggcCACAGGGCAGAGTTTAGGTCTTGAATTTCAAGATAAACAAGAAATGGTATGTTTTTCTGAAATGCTGTGTATTAAAAGTCACATGTGCATAGAAATgtagttaaaaatgaaaatgtggtaAAGATAGCCTACTTGAAAATGTACATGAAGTGAAATTACTTTGTTACTGCTTACCATTGCTTTATTTGACTCTTGACAATTAAAGGAAACTGCATTTGAAAGATTATTCATAAGTAACAATCAGTTAATTCAGGGCATTTAATCATGACAATTTATCATTCTTTTTGTTTCGCAGGCGCATTTTCTCCAGCCAAATAGAGAATCAAGTGCTTTTTCACCCTATGCTAATGACTTCTGCTTGAATGGCAGAGATGCCAAGAACATTGCTGAGTCCCCCAGGAACAGTCGAAAGCTGCACCCGCTGACACAGCCAGGCTTCTACAGTCCAAAAATCCCACGATCAAAACACTGTGAAGCTGCACAGTCCACAAAAACGTCTTTAAAAGGATCTTCTTCTACAAACAACTTGAAGGAGTTCTTTGCTCTCACGCTGCCTCTTCCGTGCTCCAAAACTGCTGTTCTCGAAACCAGGTGAGATGCATAAATCATGCCATAATAAACAGTATGTGCAATTTATGTTGAATTTCCATGATGGGCTACGATTACTTTTCAGCCAGGATTCAGTACTTGTGATATTATTGTGCCCCTCCTTGCTCTCCCACCCATGAGATCCCACGGGGAGGGGCGGGACAGTCAGTAAAAAGTGGGACATTCCCACCACATCGCATTAGAGTTCCCTGACCCtaaattgaataattttatttgtcaCTGGAGTTCTGAGTCTGATTTGCTGTATTGCTGGAAATGACCAACATCACAAAGAGAAAAGGGACATTcaaaattgaaagaaattaattttttgattttaaaatgggtcTGTCTTTATGCTTACAGTGTATGTCCTTTTGCAACATATGGACTGCTTACTTTATTCTTTGTTTATATGTGTCTTCAATATGTGTGTGTCTATggtctttgtgttttatttctgccAGCCCTTTGTGTTCCAGACCACAAAAAGTTAAAACGTTTGTGGTAGAAAAGCCTCCTTTGATGAGAGCTGTGGTTTCTCAAacttcatcgacctcaaataaaCCTGACGAAAAGCACTTCAGCCAACTCGTGCCAAGAGAGCACCATCTCATCAAGAACCAGGACTGCAGTTTGTTCAGTCTGCAGGAACCCAATAGGAAACCTCTTAGAAATGACCAACCTATCTGGAGCCATCTGTTCCCTGAACGCCAGTCTAAAGCAGACCAGCCTGCAACGCTTTGTCCAAAATTGGAAAAGGCAAGTCATGAGAGATCTACCTGGAGTGTTGACACTGATATTAAACTATCTCAGGGTGACCCTGACTGGTCATGTCAACTTCAAGCCAGCCCAGCTAAACGTGATTGCAGCCCAAAACAAAAGAAGACACAGTACTCACAAAATAGAGAAACCAGTGATGTCAGGAACACTGAGGACAACCATGTAAAAAGGTAAGCAGATTTTATAATACTATCTAATAGTATTGTGTAGTAGTGTTGcaaatagtagtagtaataaaatggatttaaagggacagttcacccaaaaatgaaaattctgtcattaatagggccctatgaaatttttcctaaattcctttttatttttttccaaattccgttttaatttttctggattctgttttttttttccatttaaaattttctccactttaaattaaagtatattaatcaaaaagcaagtctaattaattaaaaccataaaacttatacattttcacatcaatttaataaaagtttaacaaaaatgacatgtttagggccctatgaaatgttttattttttctcaccatattttttattgttcccaaattctgttttagcatatcttattttttgaatgcataaaacaacttaatttattctttttttttttttttttttgagtattattattttttttttctcagaaattctgtgatgtgtatttacatttttctggttatcaaatcaaggcataaaacattcatttcatttatcttttaactgctgaaaattaagcaaactttttttttttttttggcaaacaaagggaatttactattaaaattaaaacatggaagaaatgttgtttgattattccttaaaaaaataatgtttgtttcattttagtagtagtagcaggttatgtacattctactgaaaaatagacttcaaatcaaaccggacttttattttgacaggtttcCGTGAATACCTTTagtgttctgtgtatgtgatatgacgctagttttactaaaatcaaacggtcaaatgttcatgaagtgactctcagagcagttctggagatgttcttcatgtgtttacgtcctcatttagtcaCGAGCACTTCGGTATATGTGTAGTAGATGAAACTGCGCGTCTGCACCAttaacatgcaggattcatattaattcatttaatttaaattgacttttgaagcttaatagttacagatactagtccatatcacaatttgatttaagtgtaatgacctatttttgattagttcattcaaaatttgacaaattccgtgacattctgcattaaactgtgaattccgtttttccacatcacggaaatcatagggccctacattaattactcaccctcatgctgttccaaacccgtaaggccatcgttcatcttcagaacacaaattaagatatttcttatagctttctgaccctccatagacagcaacgcaattTATatgttcaagacccagaaaggtagtaaaaacttggtaaaatagtccatgtaacatcagtggttcacccttaattttattaaattttctttgagcacaaaaacaagtattctcatagcttcctAATATTACAGTTGAAAAACTGGACTATTTTAacggtcagaaagctcttggatttcatcaaaaatatcttaatttgtgcttcaaagatgaacgaaggccttacggttttggaatgacatgaaggtcattaatgacagaattgtaatttttttggtgaactttccctttaaaattGCTGCTACCACAAGCACAAATCAGTAACCCTTTACAATATGGTTCATTTTGTTAGGTTCCTTTACATCTCATTGGAATACTTGATTTAGTATTCATTTAGTTTATAGCAACACTATGTATCATTCTGctcatggaataaaaaaattaacaaaatacaaaGTCAAGAGaccttacatttttttaaagttaaaactacTTTTAACTTGAGCTGCATTTTTGTAACGTGTCAAAAACCAATAAAAGTAACCATCTGAAACCGATTTTGATAGAAGTTTGTTTTGCAGTggtttaacatatttttttcagtcagGTGGATGTAAACTCAAAGAATGTGTTTGGTCAGCCTCGGGTGATTGCATCACTGCGAGCAGCATGTTCCCCGCGGCCCGTTCGCAAGAGCACAGTGGTGGAGGAGTTGAAAAaactcattgtgatggatgacaCAGAGGACAGCTCTCAGGGTGATTCAGTATGTGATTTATTCGGCTCACATTCAGCCATATGACCCTAAACAACCTGACAGCTTAGGACAATAATCCGAAAAAgcaggtatttatttttttgttttttgttgttttgtgagtgttgttgtgttgttgtgttttttttgttttttttttgtagtcatttCTTcaaaaagaggaggaggagcttTGCAGTTTTTTAATGTCAAGTTCATGCGCAAGTTCGATGTTATTCAGTCAAGCTTATCGATCATACCCAGAGTCTCCCCCACTCACACCCATCCATCTGCAAACACATCAAACAGGCAAGAGTTATTCTTTCCATGAGGCATAACTTCATTATTATACTTAATGTTCTGTTGTAGTTCACATGTATTCTAATAGTTTGATCAATTGCACTTCAACTGGTATTACCTTAACTTGAAGAGATTGGGTTTCTAGTACACATTGGCACTCATTGGTCATCTTTTCCTAGAATGCGGAGCAGTGCCTGAGCAGGCTGAATTTGACCTATGGGACAGAGACCAACATCCTGATCCTGAACTCATGCCCCTGCCAAGCGCGGCCTGTGATCTTGACTGGAATAGTTTAGTTCAAGCAGCCCAAGAATATGAGAGTAAGTATCAAAGGACAAATATGTTGATTTAAGATTATTCACATACTGTGGTCccattttttttgacaaaagccACAATTACAAATGTACAAGTGGCATCTGCAATATACTGTAGCTTTTTTCAGAGCTAACATCACTGTAATTAATCATTTTTGCAACATACCCAGTGCAATGGTCATTTTTTGTGGATGTATTAAGTGATATTTATATTCAATTGTGATATTACTTAAATGCAACAGTTCAGAAAACAATCAATTTAATACTGAATGACGTACATTTTTAGATAACGCATTGCCAgatgttttcacttttttaactcaGTCAGCTTAAATAGTTCCAAAAAAACCAGAATAATGTGCCTCCAAGCAGCACACAGCTGTGcagtttcatttctgaatgagTCAGAATTCTTCAACAGTGGTTCAAAGATTTGctcataaaaacaatttttttttttaacgaatgaatgaatgatttaatgactcataCAGTCACTTGTTACTGTATACATAGTGATACGTTAAATAGCTGGCTTTACAATTAGTTTACTTCAATGACTTCTTGGTAgaagtattatttaatgaatgaatgatttaatgactcataCACTCGCACAAAGGATGGCAGCCCTTTTGTCAGAAATGAGTCCTGTATCAAGCAGGCCAGACACACCATCCAATGGAACCTGCCAGATCCACCAATCCAGTGCCTATTGCAGTGGAGAAGATATGGAGTAAGTGGgccatatttttattaatttaatgctgttTGGATTGAGCATCTTAATTTTGAAACTGCTGCTATGTTCATTCTTTTGAGTAATACACAGTTAAAAaccta comes from the Cyprinus carpio isolate SPL01 chromosome B21, ASM1834038v1, whole genome shotgun sequence genome and includes:
- the LOC109080336 gene encoding uncharacterized protein LOC109080336 isoform X3, translated to MAALFWDLDDSTTPPKTPALHLRHTSPLSSPMQDNLDWPSREQVEFTRLNPSRSKDKTEGEWHMVTATRSLLGRERRGQKEGMQDQPRVSYNSLPRAHFLQPNRESSAFSPYANDFCLNGRDAKNIAESPRNSRKLHPLTQPGFYSPKIPRSKHCEAAQSTKTSLKGSSSTNNLKEFFALTLPLPCSKTAVLETSPLCSRPQKVKTFVVEKPPLMRAVVSQTSSTSNKPDEKHFSQLVPREHHLIKNQDCSLFSLQEPNRKPLRNDQPIWSHLFPERQSKADQPATLCPKLEKASHERSTWSVDTDIKLSQGDPDWSCQLQASPAKRDCSPKQKKTQYSQNRETSDVRNTEDNHVKSQVDVNSKNVFGQPRVIASLRAACSPRPVRKSTVVEELKKLIVMDDTEDSSQGDSVCDLFGSHSAI
- the LOC109080336 gene encoding uncharacterized protein LOC109080336 isoform X1 produces the protein MAALFWDLDDSTTPPKTPALHLRHTSPLSFYDHSHCSSPMQDNLDWPSREQVEFTRLNPSRSKDKTEGEWHMVTATRSLLGRERRGQKEGMQDQPRVSYNSLPRAHFLQPNRESSAFSPYANDFCLNGRDAKNIAESPRNSRKLHPLTQPGFYSPKIPRSKHCEAAQSTKTSLKGSSSTNNLKEFFALTLPLPCSKTAVLETSPLCSRPQKVKTFVVEKPPLMRAVVSQTSSTSNKPDEKHFSQLVPREHHLIKNQDCSLFSLQEPNRKPLRNDQPIWSHLFPERQSKADQPATLCPKLEKASHERSTWSVDTDIKLSQGDPDWSCQLQASPAKRDCSPKQKKTQYSQNRETSDVRNTEDNHVKSQVDVNSKNVFGQPRVIASLRAACSPRPVRKSTVVEELKKLIVMDDTEDSSQGDSVCDLFGSHSAI
- the LOC109080336 gene encoding uncharacterized protein LOC109080336 isoform X2, whose translation is MAALFWDLDDSTTPPKTPALHLRHTSPLSFYDHSHCSSPMQDNLDWPSREQVEFTRLNPSRSKDKTEGEWHMVTATRSLLGRERRGQKEGMQDQPRVSYNSLPRAHFLQPNRESSAFSPYANDFCLNGRDAKNIAESPRNSRKLHPLTQPGFYSPKIPRSKHCEAAQSTKTSLKGSSSTNNLKEFFALTLPLPCSKTAVLETRPQKVKTFVVEKPPLMRAVVSQTSSTSNKPDEKHFSQLVPREHHLIKNQDCSLFSLQEPNRKPLRNDQPIWSHLFPERQSKADQPATLCPKLEKASHERSTWSVDTDIKLSQGDPDWSCQLQASPAKRDCSPKQKKTQYSQNRETSDVRNTEDNHVKSQVDVNSKNVFGQPRVIASLRAACSPRPVRKSTVVEELKKLIVMDDTEDSSQGDSVCDLFGSHSAI
- the LOC109080336 gene encoding uncharacterized protein LOC109080336 isoform X4; its protein translation is MQDQPRVSYNSLPRAHFLQPNRESSAFSPYANDFCLNGRDAKNIAESPRNSRKLHPLTQPGFYSPKIPRSKHCEAAQSTKTSLKGSSSTNNLKEFFALTLPLPCSKTAVLETSPLCSRPQKVKTFVVEKPPLMRAVVSQTSSTSNKPDEKHFSQLVPREHHLIKNQDCSLFSLQEPNRKPLRNDQPIWSHLFPERQSKADQPATLCPKLEKASHERSTWSVDTDIKLSQGDPDWSCQLQASPAKRDCSPKQKKTQYSQNRETSDVRNTEDNHVKSQVDVNSKNVFGQPRVIASLRAACSPRPVRKSTVVEELKKLIVMDDTEDSSQGDSVCDLFGSHSAI
- the LOC109059308 gene encoding signal-induced proliferation-associated 1-like protein 1, whose product is MSSSCASSMLFSQAYRSYPESPPLTPIHLQTHQTECGAVPEQAEFDLWDRDQHPDPELMPLPSAACDLDWNSLVQAAQEYETQRMAALLSEMSPVSSRPDTPSNGTCQIHQSSAYCSGEDMDSDVFVDFPDQLSHLEGMLRRLSSDLLKEKRDKLALLAEVLKLRISNQHLREESLCAVAQLHKINKILNTAPGEME